Genomic window (Temnothorax longispinosus isolate EJ_2023e chromosome 3, Tlon_JGU_v1, whole genome shotgun sequence):
GCACATATTGCGGCGATGTAAGACGATGTACGTACTTACTCATTGCCTGCGCGTTGATACATATCGCCGGATAGAGATTGAGTCACGACATAATAGAGAGATAAAGACAGAAGGAAAGTTTGTGCGTGTATAGAATATGTAAGATGGAAGTAAAGAATATGCATCTATGTATatgttcttatataaaaaatgtataagataaaaaaacgtaatagtaaaaatatatataatataaatataaaaaatattatataaatattatattacacgcGCACATACACCTGAAGAATTTTTGGAAGATAAATGTACGTATGCACATATGTGatagttaatttatttttaataaaaatgacataCCGACGCtgcaattataaaaagatcgagattattgcaaattttaagGAATTAATCTTCAAAATGACAAGTGGATAATACACACAATTGTTTAATCTCATTCTATTCAAAGTGGATGGTacattttaatagaattttaatctGCGCACAGCTGTGGTATTCAACGTGGGTGCCGGCTATTACGATGGAGCGTGCGAGAGAATATTGcaggggaggagagagaggattGGTTATTCTGTGGCGACGACACGACGAGTCAGACACGCCACGTAATACTCGTAATTGCGATCGCGATCATAATACACGTACATACGAACAACTCGCTGGAAATAATGCGTTTCAATCCCCGATTTTATGGCTTTATGAATTTACCGCGCGCGCAACGGAATCACGATTactatagtaaaatatatctctctaACGTGAATTAAAAGCTGTGAATATATTCTAGATTCTAGAGGAACGTGAATCAGCATTGTACGTTTATTGTGAGCATTCGCAATGCTATACAGGATGTTTCACTTTAAAATTCATACCTGTGCGAACAAGGGGATCAAATTATTTCACTGTTATATACGTTATGACTATACCAGTTATTTTGCGGATAATTTTAGTCTAGAACGTacaatgataataatgtaacGATGATACTTTGCATCTTCCATATTCACCACCctcttttcattaaaaattattccgaTTGAAGGAATCGCGATATTTATTCGacaaaaataaagttgaaattaCTGAAAGTTAAAAAGGAAAACAAAAAAGCGTGGCGTCTAACCAAATTTTCGGTGtggaaaaaaacataaaattaatcaaaggGTATCAAATAGACggtaactaatatataaaatgagtTTAAGACGtcctgtatatttttttgaagtaCACCTGTTTCTTCgaacacatatacatatctgCTATGTCATTTTTGACAAGTATAGTCTGTTAGCGTTTTTAATGTCAGCACTCGTAACTACTCGATCATGACTCGCCTCATTCGTCTCGTTAAACGCGGCTTTAacgattttattgttttaagatTTACGAGTTACGATGTTATTGTCTAAGCAGCGTTATCGATCGATGGCCCCATTACTATGCCGTGATCGTTACGTTACGTTGAATGAAAATGTATTATCAATTAAACCTGCTCCTACCCGAACTCGTTTAGCCTGCTGCGAGATAATTACGGGAGTGGAATGCGTAGCCGGGTGCACGCAACGTTTCAGGAAAACTGAATTAAAGTTCAGGAGAACTGAATTAAAGCAGCCGCCTTTGGAAAAGGGGTTACTCGATCGATgtggatattaaatattacaatcgTTTATGTTACGTAATCAGAACTCGTATTCCCGTAGAGAGCAAtcgataaatattcaaattaataaagatcGCATTAATTGTTGATATAAAATGCAGATTGAGCAGTCGCAtttaaatatgcaatgaaAATACCCGCTTTAATATCGGAGATCAGAACGGATATTTACAACAACTTTCAATTTATCGTATGACAGTTTTTATCTGCTTTGTGCTCTTTCGATATAAATAGCTCTCCGCTATTTTGTCGCTCTCTTCTCGATTTCATTTGATTACACATCGAAGATTACATACCTCGAAGCTAcgactttatatttaaaactccATCACGTATACGCTCAATAGACATTTTTTCGCGTTACTTTTTTAAACTCTACACTCTTTGTGTAAATTATCTAAATGAACGTTTTATGTGGTTAATATAGGAAGACGGacgaagaaaatgtaataaaaattgaaataaagtttttatccTGAGGTATATGACGaaaagtatgatatttataaatgttattttgtattttacaaagGGATGATTGTAATTACTCGTATATTAATATGTCATATAAAGCGGATTTTATTAAAGTGAGATagaaatcttatatatatatataacctgAGTGTAGttgtttttatacaaattgtacgttttattatatgcagtgaaaattacaatattaacatACTTATTTTAGATGCCAACATCAAAACGTTGATCATAAccgaaattattatataagtttttacaATGTCCATAGATTAAAaaacttacatatttttcattaacaatgcatattttctacaatacgcattgttaatttttattagcgaaagataataaattacatagttatatagtaatttataataataaacataatgtCTTTATATCCCAGTTTTAACGAGCAAAAAAcgttgtaaaagaaaatatactttttatataatttttacaatattttctttgtgtaTTTTAGCATTTCGAGTTACATCGCGCCGTTTAACGTTCCAAACCGGCACAAGAGACAGATTCCAGGGGCGCGCGGAGGAGATCTGTAATCCCGCATTACGACTTGTAATGGTGCGATCGCATGGGAGATATCTCTCGCCGCGCTAATTCGTTGACCCCGCGCAACACGGTATTTCTCAGCGAGGACGGAGTTACGGAGTGTCGTCGTTTGCAGGCACGCGTTTCcggatgcgcgcgcgcgcacgcacgtcTCTTTCCGCGTTTTCACGTCGCGTCACGATTACTCGCCTTCGCGAGGTCCGAAGTCCTCTCCCGGCCGCATGGAGAGTTGACTCTCCAGCGCGCGGCACGTCGCGACCGAGGAATGCCGCGCGGCGTTTTGCAGCGCGGATGCAATTTGCGAGCGCGACTATTTGGATCCCCGTAGTGAGCCGCCATCGCGCGTCGATGCGCGTCTGATTGGCTGCAGTAATCTTCGCATCCGTCACTTTCCAATCTCCTCACGTGGGTAATTTGTCAACGGCTGACCTTTGTAACGTGATTAAACGTGAATTTGAAGTTTGTTCCGCAGGTTGTTCCGCGGCGCGCCGCGAAATGTCATTTCACTGCGTCGTCGCCGTTTTTCCGCCTCTGGTAATGCGCATTTCAACGGGGAGATTAAAATGCGGGATGTAACGTAATGAATATccggcgcgccgcgcgatcCTGTGCGGACCAATCgagcgaaatatttttaacgaacGATCGAGTAATTTCACAGCTGTTGATACGTATACTTAATTATTCCAATTTAATCCTTTAGctgaaaatgtatttattgctttatttacgaggaacattaaaaataaacgactTAACATATACGGAGAGAAACACATTCCGCGAAAAGTTACAACTGTTCTCAAAAGATGCGCGATATACGGCCGGCGAACGTTGAGAATTTCACGATCAAAAGTACGCGGTGATAACAAAAGTATTGTATACGTGCGTTCCTGTtacgttaaaagaaaagagcgCTATAGCTTTATCGCAGATAATCGGCTCTTCGCCTCTCGCAGCCGGAAGGTAAATAAGGCGTGAATTCCGTGTCGATGCGCCGCAAATCTCGGCGAGGCGGGTGTTATTTCGCAATCTGTGATATCGGGGgaaaatgaaaaggaaaagggAAGGGAGGGGAAAAAGTTCGCTGCGCGACGTTCGTAATGTCATCGCGTCTGCGCGGAACGAAACGGCGTGGAACCGCGCCGGAGCCGCGGCGGAGAACCGCCGGTTCGaaacgccgcgcgccggcacCTGGAACTCGGCGGTAACACTCGGTGAATATTTCTCTCCCTCGCGATCAAATCAGCCGAGGAGGACCGGGGAAATGCGGAAGAGGCAGGGGGCGGGGGTACTCTCGTTACGCGGTGCGAAATAGCGCGAGCGCGTAACGTAAACGCGACACCCCCGACGGCCCCGACCGGTTTTGACGTGGGTTGACGACTGGCGGGTGTCGGGGTAAAATCGATAGTACTTGGCGAGTCGCCGCCTTGTTGGTCCAGGCCATCTCCCCGACGCGAGGCGCGTGGGCGTCCAGAAATATATACAGGTTTATACCTATATCTGTCTGTGACGCGTGTCTCTGGCTCCCCGCATTCGGTACGCCGTTCCCGAGGTAACACCGGGTGTTCCGGACGTCCCGTTCCTCTTTGCGGCACTTGGCGACCGAGAGCGAGCCCTGCCTCGCCAGATTCTTTCCGTGCCGCGGAGCAATTCAATCCTCTGATGTACTTTCATTTGCTGCCGGAATGAACAATTGCATCCTATTTCGTTTCGCACCGGTATCCCATGTTACACGGGATTTAATTTTCTCGCGAAAAATCACTTCACGAATCTAATAACGTCTATCTAATAACGAGAAGCGTTAGAAGGAGACGattctctctcattttcgaataattttttcattcagCGCGCGAGACTCGCTGTGACAAAGTTTGCAATTCActatgagaaaaatgtttctccGATATTTCGCAGAAAGATGGGTTTACCTTTTAATTTAGACAAATGGCGCGTTTCGGGAAAAATGTTGTGTTCCAGGCGCGCGTTTGAgttcgaaataatttataagttaatATCACATATTGCTTCGCATTCCGCCACATATTTCGTGTGAAAAAGGAGCAAGCGACTCAATTctacatgaaaaatatctcGGTATTCCAATCTATGTTTACTGCGAAAAGGGTAGAAGTTGCTCTTTTTTACAACCCCCAACGGGGTCTAACGAGAATTTACGCGTTTTTgcgaaattaaatcgattcaAATCAAACCGCAAAGATAGATATTTGTTAGTCGTACGAAAGAAAAAGCGAGATTTCGTTTCGTTTCACCGCATTAGGCTCAGATCACCGAACTCGACTGATCACGACCACGACCACGGTTTTTCACAATTGCCCAGCGAATTGAACCCCTAATTATCGACACCCCCGATACCTACGCTCCTTGTCCAAGAGGGAGAAAACTGGATCGAATCTATCCTTGCGAATCTACAAACTTCATTCAGAGCCACCCCCGCGTTCTTCCACGTGACGTCATAGAGAGCACCGGCGAGCATTCACtacccccgcgcgcgcgcgtgcgataGGCGGAGCGGAGTGGAATAAGAGAGACAAAGACGAAACGATCGAGGATGCGCGCACACGATCTACGTCTACGGTCCAGGATTACGTCTGCTAATGGTAGCAGGCGATGATAGTGGTGGTAGCGCGGTGGTGACGGCAGTAGTAGCGGTAGTAGAGGGCTTCGTACTGGCTTTGCCCTCCTACACCCCCCGAGTGTCGCTGCTATTGCTGttgccgccgctgccgctgccgctgcgGTTGCGGTTGCTGTTGCTGCCGTTGCTGCCGCTGCTGCCACCACCAGTCCAGCCGCTCCTCCGCCTTTCACTCGCGCGGGCCTCAGTTCGCTGGTGTCCCTCATCAGCTGCGGGTCTCTTCGAACGACGCAACCAGCCCAACGTTGTGATACCTGTTCAGTCCGACGTGTATTTTTTGTAGGTAGTTATACCTTGTGTCCTTTGTTACGTCTCCTTGACGTCCCTCTCGGGACGTTACTACGCTTTTCGGAAAACGCGTTTGTTCGCGTCGCATCTATAGATCCGCGGATACCAGTTTCTTCGTCATTCTTGCGTTTCACGCAGCCCGCTGAAGAGCGTCGATCTGAGGAACGCGCGTCGCTCGTTGAACCCCGCTTCAAGAGTGGTCGATGTACGGTTCTCGGAGGTGAAGCAAGCTCCGGAAAAGTGATTTATCTGCACAATTCTCGTCTACGAGAGAGGACTTCTTTTACGAAGCTGCCTCTCTTTACGCTATCGTGTGCCAACGTTAAGGGAACAATACCGTGGAGAGGCATTACGACCGCGGTGATAGCGTATCCGGCGTGCGTTCCAAATCCGCTACGAGTGCTTTCTCTCTGTTGTTGTCGTGTCGGAGTTTCAAAAGGAGGTGCGTGCCGGTTGAAGATTCGCTGGCTCGTTTTCTTTTCGCGGGTCGTACgagaataagcaaataataTAGCGTTCGGGAAATACGGCGGTTTACCGTGAGTAATTAACCCTTTTGTTTATGACGGCACGTCTGACAAGCGTGCGAAGTCGTCTCGCTGAAGTTGTTGTCTTACATGCGAGTTAGGACTGCTAACCCATCAGCGTAATAAACTCGTTGTTttgaaagtaatataatacacgaAACAACGGCATTGAAAACTGACGAGCGGAAAAGCCCGATCTATCAATCGCTAAAATTCGATCTACGGATCGAAACCCAAGATTTGAGCAGCGCGAGATTGTAGCTCGAGGCGAATGACGGTTTTGAAAAATGCGGGCTGATCCTCGGTGCACGCTCTGTCAATAATAGACGAAAGTGTCAAACAGATGTGTTCGAAAAGGTCACGTTCTTCCGCATTACAGCACTCCCGTGTCAATAAGTGGTAATAGCGGTTTACTTTGTGTGCGTCAAAGGCATATCCATGATCTTGATTGTGCGTATAGTATCTGACAGAGAAGTGACAGCTCGCTGCTTTGTTGTTTCGAAGCGGTGTCAGTCATGGGGGCCGAATAAAGGGGGATTGTAGAGCCTGGAGCGATAAatcgactttttttttatatatccgtAAACATGACGCGTGTTCATTGACAGTTGCTGAATAATCCTCCGGCAAATGatgcgaaagagagagacgtgCCGGAAATGCATTTTATCGCCGTTACTTTATCTAATCAATTCTCGTTTGTGACACTCAATCAGAACTAATTTCAGCAGTTTAATGCAAGTCCGAAGTTCAGTTTGGACTTCTCGGGTCGTCCCGAGACGCGCGACCTTCGCTAAGTTTCGACGCCAGCTTTCTCGGCGGTATACACGGGACGTTCTAGAACTCTCGCGGCGCCTCCTCTCGTCTCCGTCGACTCCTTTCATCCGCGATCCTCGATCAGCTGCGATACTTCTAATAAAGTTTTGACTGATggtcatcttttttttttcgcaaccTGTTGACATTGAATATTTATCTGCGCGATCATTTAGCGTATCTAGACTTCACGTCGCGTTTCTAAAAGCTGCTCGAGATTAAAGACTGTAACTCCCGGTCGTATCTCTCATGACGTCTTGCTACAAATCTGGTTCGTGACATAATTGCTTTCAAAGAAGTACACCTATTATCTAAAAACACGTACAGCACACATAGAAGTCAGATAATAACCGATAGGCTGATTTCTGGCGACAGATCGGCGCCGCATGAAAGCTCTTGCGCGGCAATCGGGAACTGGAATGCCAATTACGAACTAGAATTCGTTACGGATGACGTCACTCCTCGTAACAGCGGATACTATCTtttatcagtatttttacCGAGATGGGAAATATCGGGGCCCGATCCTGTGCCAAAGGATTCAATGTCCCGAGCTATATTTCGCTAGATCCCTACGTGTATACTttcgatataatttaaaaagacgCATGAATGAGCATCGCGCGATTGAAGTTCCAAGTTAAGAGGATATTCGCGTTAACGCCGGGAGGGCCGGGAGTACCGGCGCTTCGACTTGTTGCGCTTTTCTGAACGGCACCCGCGCACGAAAGCCAATAGCCGGGAGGACTTTGAATGCTGACTGGCTCGCATACGTCGCGCGTACCCGGACGTAACCTCGTGGCATTTCTCTGTCGTGCACCCGTACACTTTGAGCCACCATGACATAGATACTCGCCGaagggcgcgcgcgcgcgcgctcggcGATGCACTCGTCGGGGAAATTCGCGCGATGCACGATAAACGGCACTAAAAACGAACGCCTTTTTTTCACCTTTAATCTGACCTTTAATTCCGCACGTGGGTCAAAGTGTGACATTGTATAACATCACGCGAGTTTTGAAAGCATTAGCATACGAAGACCTTTATTATCGCGGTTCACATTTATCAAAAAGTTACAATTTTCCGTAATAACGTAAATTTGCATATCTGCATATGCATACGCACATTGTTTTTATGTGATGCACAGATGCACACAACAGTTTAGAAAAATGCATGCGTGTTCAAGATTTATTACTGCCATTAAAAAGATTACGATGcgaataatatgataataatttaaagaataatatcataattttacaGAAACAACAATCTGTTTACCGAAGAGAGATCAGAATCTCAGGAAAGAttgtttttaaagatatttatatcgaaGTCGTAcaggaaaataaatattttttatattctttactcTTTATAAATAACTCATATAAATGATACGAAATCcttcacaaaaaataaaaataaaaaatcttggggttacattttcttattgaaaaatttataaaattaatcaaagaaaatGTGAACGTTTATAATGttcggtttttttaattattgcttGCAAGAGAGAATCTCGTAAAAGTCTGGTCTTTTATTGATTGTTGCAGTGTGGCTCTCTGGAGATCGACGAGGAACGCCAGCGTCGGGTCGCTATGATGGAGTCGCTCTGCCAGGTAAACGGCAGCAAAACCAACGGCATCAGCAATGGAGATGTTAGCAACGAGACCAACAATAACAACACgaacaataataacaatacccacaacaataacaataataacaataacaacaacaacaacaacaacagcaacgCCACCGATTGCCCAGATCCTCAGCAGAGGTTGGCGGTGCTGAGTTTCGAGCAGGTCCGCCGCCTCAACGATGTGATGAACGAAGTCGTCAGCATTCACGGCCGAGGGAACTTCCCCACCTTGGAGGTCCGACTGAGGGATCTCGTGACGGTGGTGCGCAGCAAGCTAGAGACCGATCCGAGCAACGGGGGCGCCGGCATGAGGGTACGTGACATTCGGCTGAACGGCGGCGCCGCCTCCCACGTGCTGGCCACCGAGTCCCAGCCCTATAACGACCTGGACCTTATCTTCGCGGTCGAACTGTCCAGCGGCCGTAACTACGACAAGGTCAAGGCCGCGGTGCTCGGGTCCCTGTTCGACTTGCTGCCGGAAGGTGTGAGCCGCAAACGCATCACTACCTGCAGTCTGAAGGAGGCTTACGTGAGCAAAATGGTGAAGGTGAACAACGACGGCGACCGATGGTCCCTGATCTCCCTCGGCAACTCCCGGGGCCATCGAAATGTCGAGCTCAAATTCGTTGATTCGATGAGACGGCAATTCGAGTTCTCCGTCGACTCCTTCCAAATCGTTCTCGATTCCCTGCTGCTGTTCTACGAGTGCAGCAAGCTGCCGATCGCTGAGAACTTTTACCCGACCGTGGTGGGCGAGTCCGTCTACGGTGATTTCCAGGAGGCGCTCTACCATCTGCACAAGAAGCTCATCTCGACGAGGCATCCCGAGGAGATACGCGGCGGCGGTCTGCTCAAATACTGCAACCTATTGGTAAAAATGTACAAACCGTCTCAACCAGATTACATCAAGACTCTCGAACGATACATGTGTTCGAGATTCTTCATCGATTTCCCGGACATAGGACAGCAGCGCTCCAAACTTGAGAACTACCTGTGGAACCATTTCGTCGGGCCCGAGGAGGAGGCCCTCAAGTATCAGTACCTGATGCTGCTGCACAGCGTCGTTGAAGAGTCGACCGTTTGCCTGATGGGCCACGAGCGACGGCAGACACTCGCCCTGATCCAGAACCTTGCCTACCAAGTGCTCTGCCAggagcagcagcagcggctGACGAGTCATCAGCAGGCACCGCAAGGTCCGCCTGCCACCTACGTTTACGCCAATGGCTATTACTACGCGCCGGTGATACCCACGACGGCGTGCTACACGTGCACCTGCAACTGGATGGCGTGCTCCTCGTGATGCGACGATATCGGCGATAACGTCGTATCCGTAGACGTCGCCACCGCTACCACCGATTCCATCACTAACGCCACCACGATCGTT
Coding sequences:
- the LOC139809286 gene encoding terminal nucleotidyltransferase 5C isoform X1, whose amino-acid sequence is MEAGACSDAPRSTKPKAARTEVPAVIVPARYETVTSGKPSARPADLVQVPLMQCGSLEIDEERQRRVAMMESLCQVNGSKTNGISNGDVSNETNNNNTNNNNNTHNNNNNNNNNNNNNNSNATDCPDPQQRLAVLSFEQVRRLNDVMNEVVSIHGRGNFPTLEVRLRDLVTVVRSKLETDPSNGGAGMRVRDIRLNGGAASHVLATESQPYNDLDLIFAVELSSGRNYDKVKAAVLGSLFDLLPEGVSRKRITTCSLKEAYVSKMVKVNNDGDRWSLISLGNSRGHRNVELKFVDSMRRQFEFSVDSFQIVLDSLLLFYECSKLPIAENFYPTVVGESVYGDFQEALYHLHKKLISTRHPEEIRGGGLLKYCNLLVKMYKPSQPDYIKTLERYMCSRFFIDFPDIGQQRSKLENYLWNHFVGPEEEALKYQYLMLLHSVVEESTVCLMGHERRQTLALIQNLAYQVLCQEQQQRLTSHQQAPQGPPATYVYANGYYYAPVIPTTACYTCTCNWMACSS
- the LOC139809286 gene encoding terminal nucleotidyltransferase 5C isoform X2, whose product is MMESLCQVNGSKTNGISNGDVSNETNNNNTNNNNNTHNNNNNNNNNNNNNNSNATDCPDPQQRLAVLSFEQVRRLNDVMNEVVSIHGRGNFPTLEVRLRDLVTVVRSKLETDPSNGGAGMRVRDIRLNGGAASHVLATESQPYNDLDLIFAVELSSGRNYDKVKAAVLGSLFDLLPEGVSRKRITTCSLKEAYVSKMVKVNNDGDRWSLISLGNSRGHRNVELKFVDSMRRQFEFSVDSFQIVLDSLLLFYECSKLPIAENFYPTVVGESVYGDFQEALYHLHKKLISTRHPEEIRGGGLLKYCNLLVKMYKPSQPDYIKTLERYMCSRFFIDFPDIGQQRSKLENYLWNHFVGPEEEALKYQYLMLLHSVVEESTVCLMGHERRQTLALIQNLAYQVLCQEQQQRLTSHQQAPQGPPATYVYANGYYYAPVIPTTACYTCTCNWMACSS